The Solea senegalensis isolate Sse05_10M linkage group LG9, IFAPA_SoseM_1, whole genome shotgun sequence genome has a segment encoding these proteins:
- the LOC122774752 gene encoding 14-3-3 protein beta/alpha-like, with protein MEDDLTLLVAKARVAEQAERYDDMADIMKTVTEKKLSLVDDERNLLSVAYKNVVGARRSSWRVVSNLSLTEEKKNIAKEYQEKIENELEKICNEVLKLLDDILIKNATDTQSKVFYLKMKGDYYRYLAEMQKNKEDTMNCSEEAYKAAFESCNDMAPTHPIRLGLALNFSVFYYEICGKTQKACKLAKEAFDEAIAALDKLPEDTYKDSTLIMQLLRDNLTLWTSEGQGEGDDTEEARDQGDKGDQE; from the exons ATGGAAGACGACTTAACTCTCTTGGTGGCAAAGGCCAGGGTGGCTGAGCAGGCTGAGCGCTATGATGACATGGCGGACATTATGAAGACGGTAACGGAAAAAAAACTAAGCCTGGTAGATGATGAGCGTAACCTCCTGTCAGTGGCCTACAAAAATGTGGTGGGTGCTCGTCGGTCCTCATGGCGTGTCGTGTCCAACTTAAGCCTcactgaagaaaagaagaatattGCCAAAGAATACCAGGAAAAGATTGAGAATGAGCTGGAAAAGATCTGCAACGAAGTGCTG AAACTCTTGGATGACATTCTCATTAAAAATGCCACTGACACACAAAGCAAAGTCTTCTACTTGAAAATGAAAGGAGATTACTATCGCTACTTGGCTGAGATGCAGAAGAATAAGGAAG acACAATGAATTGTTCAGAGGAGGCCTACAAGGCGGCCTTTGAGAGTTGCAACGATATGGCACCAACACACCCAATTCGACTTGGTCTTGCCCTCAATTTCTCCGTTTTCTACTATGAGatctgtggaaaaacacaaaaagcctGTAAACTGGCCAAAGAG GCTTTTGATGAAGCTATTGCAGCGCTCGACAAATTGCCTGAGGATACGTACAAAGACAGTACACTAATCATGCAGCTACTGAGAGACAACTTGACA CTTTGGACCTCTGAAGGCCAGGGTGAAGGAGACGATACAGAGGAGGCTAGAGATCAAGGAGATAAAGGAGATCAAGAATGA
- the LOC122774764 gene encoding polyadenylate-binding protein 1A — MNPSAPSYPMASLYVGDLHPDVTEAMLYEKFSPAGPILSIRVCRDMITRRSLGYAYVNFQQPADAERALDTMNFDVIKGRPLRIMWSQRDPSLRKSGVGNIFIKNLDKSIDNKALYDTFSAFGNILSCKVVCDENGSKGYGFVHFETHEAAERAIEKMNGMLLNDRKVFVGRFKSRKEREAELGARAKEFTNVYIKNFGEDMDDEKLRELFNKYGPALSIRVMTDESGKSKGFGFVSFERHEDAQKAVDDMNGKEMNGRQVYVGRAQKKGERQNELKRKFEQMKQDRMTRYQGVNLYVKNLDDGLDDERLRKEFSPFGTITSAKVMMEGGRSKGFGFVCFSSPEEATKAVTEMNGRIVATKPLYVALAQRKEERQAHLTNQYMQRMATVRAVPNPVINPYQPAPPSGYFMAAIPQAQNRAAYYSANQLAQLRPSPRWATQGVRPQHFQNMPSAVRPSAPRPQTFNTIRPTATTNTQVPRMMASQRMPTQAMSQRPASASATAAPVRTMPQYKYAAGVRNPQQHMPSQPQVPMQQPAVHVQGQEPLTASMLAAAPPQEQKQMLGERLFPLIQNMHPSLAGKITGMLLEIDNSELLHMLESPESLRSKVDEAVAVLQAHQAKEAAQKSTTPAVVPNV, encoded by the exons ATGAATCCCAGCGCGCCTAGCTACCCCATGGCCTCCCTCTATGTGGGAGACCTGCACCCGGACGTCACCGAGGCCATGCTCTACGAGAAATTCAGCCCGGCGGGACCCATTCTTTCCATCAGAGTGTGCAGAGATATGATCACCCGCCGATCCCTGGGCTATGCCTACGTCAACTTTCAGCAGCCTGCAGACG ctgagCGAGCCCTGGACACTATGAATTTCGATGTGATCAAAGGCAGGCCCCTCCGCATCATGTGGTCTCAGCGTGACCCCTCACTGAGGAAGAGTGGAGTGGGCAACATCTTCATCAAGAACCTGGACAAGTCTATTGATAACAAGGCTCTATATGACACCTTCTCTGCCTTTGGAAACATCCTTTCTTGCAAG GTGGTTTGTGATGAAAATGGCTCAAAGGGTTACGGCTTTGTGCACTTTGAGACCCACGAAGCTGCTGAACGAGCCATTGAGAAAATGAATGGCATGTTGCTCAATGACAGAAAAGT ATTTGTTGGACGATTTAAATCGCGCAAAGAGAGGGAAGCTGAGCTTGGAGCACGTGCCAAAGAGTTTACCAATGTTTACATCAAGAACTTCGGGGAGGACATGGATGACGAGAAACTGAGAGAGTTGTTTAACAAATATG GGCCTGCACTCAGCATCCGGGTAATGACTGACGAGAGTGGCAAATCCAAGGGATTTGGCTTTGTGAGCTTTGAGAGACACGAAGATGCACAGAAG GCCGTAGATGACATGAACGGTAAAGAAATGAATGGCAGACAGGTGTATGTGGGTCGAGCACAAAAGAAAGGGGAGCGCCAGAATGAGCTCAAGCGCAAATTCGAGCAGATGAAACAAGATCGCATGACCAGATACCAG GGAGTCAATCTATATGTAAAAAACCTGGATGATGGGCTGGATGACGAGCGCCTGCGAAAAGAATTCTCTCCATTTGGAACCATAACAAGTGCAAAG GTGATGATGGAGGGTGGCCGCAGCAAAGGCTTTGGCTTTGTGTGCTTCTCTTCCCCAGAAGAGGCCACTAAAGCTGTAACAGAGATGAATGGGCGTATTGTTGCTACAAAGCCACTGTATGTGGCCCTGGCCCAGCGCAAGGAGGAGCGTCAAGCCCATCTCACAAACCAGTACATGCAGAGGATGGCCACTGTCCGCGCTGTACCCAATCCTGTCATCAACCCATACCAGCCTGCCCCACCCTCAGGCTATTTCATGGCAGCTATACCTCAG GCTCAGAACCGTGCCGCTTACTACTCTGCAAACCAGCTGGCACAGCTCCGCCCAAGCCCACGCTGGGCTACTCAAGGAGTGCGTCCTCAAC ACTTCCAAAACATGCCCAGTGCAGTGCGCCCATCAGCTCCCAGGCCCCAGACTTTCAACACCATCCGTCCCACCGCCACCACCAACACCCAGGTGCCACGTATGATGGCTTCCCAGAGAATGC CCACCCAGGCCATGAGCCAGCGCCCTGCCAGTGCTTCAGCCACTGCTGCCCCAGTACGTACCATGCCCCAGTACAAATATGCTGCCGGTGTGCGCAACCCTCAGCAGCACATGCCCTCGCAACCACAAGTCCCCATGCAGCAG CCTGCTGTCCATGTCCAAGGACAGGAGCCTCTGACTGCCTCCATGCTGGCTGCTGCCCCTCCTCAGGAACAGAAGCAGATGCTGG GTGAGCGTCTCTTCCCCCTTATCCAGAACATGCACCCCAGCCTGGCGGGCAAGATTACTGGAATGCTTCTGGAGATCGACAACTCTGAGCTTCTTCACATGCTTGAGTCACCTGAGTCACTGCGCTCAAAG GTTGATGAGGCTGTTGCTGTGCTTCAGGCCCACCAGGCCAAGGAGGCTGCTCAGAAGTCGACCACCCCTGCAGTTGTTCCTAATGTTTAA